DNA sequence from the Bacillus pumilus genome:
AACGGCAGTGATAGCGGAGGGAGCTTTTCATAACCCAAGACCTTCAATGCTTGCGTTTTTAGGGACAGATCGTCCTGCTGAAGATGTCCATCAGCTTGTTCCTAACTATATTCGTTTGGCAGAAGCGGAAGTGAAATGGCTTGAAGGACAAAAATAATCTCAACATAACCGAGATTCGAAAAATGACGGTAGCGGACATTCCAGAGGTGTATACGATTGAAGTGCATTCGTTTACTGCACCTTGGAAAAAAGAATCATTTGTCTATGAGATTCTCCATAACCAGTATAGCCATTATTTCCTCATTGAAGAAGATGAGCAGCCTGTTGGCTATTGCGGGGTCTGGATCGTCATGGACGATGCACAAATTACGAACATTGCGATTCTCCCTGAGCATAGAGGAAAGGGTTACGGGGAAGCATTGCTGCGATATGTCATGGAATTTTGTAAAGAAAAAAAGACAGATCATCTTTCTTTAGAGGTGCGGGTTTCGAATACACCTGCACAATCCCTTTATGAAAAGCTTGGTTTCAGACCAGCTTCTATTCGAAAGAATTATTATACGGATAATGGGGAAGATGCATTGGTCATGTGGGTGAATATAAATGAGTGAACAAACAGATCGATTTATATTAGGTATAGAGACAAGCTGTGATGAAACAGCGGCATCTATTGTGAAAAATGGGAAAGAAATTGTAGCGAATATTGTCGCATCGCAAATAGAAAGCCATAAACGATTTGGCGGAGTTGTCCCAGAAATTGCTTCAAGGCATCACGTGGAGCAAGTCACCATCGTGTTAGAAGAAGTGATGGCACAGGCCAATATGAGCTTTCAGGATTTAGATGCCATTGCTGTCACAGAAGGACCGGGCTTAGTTGGTGCTCTTCTGATCGGTGTCAATGCAGCCAAGGCACTGAGCTTTGCTCATCAAATTCCTCTTGTTGGTGTACATCA
Encoded proteins:
- the rimI gene encoding ribosomal protein S18-alanine N-acetyltransferase — translated: MTVADIPEVYTIEVHSFTAPWKKESFVYEILHNQYSHYFLIEEDEQPVGYCGVWIVMDDAQITNIAILPEHRGKGYGEALLRYVMEFCKEKKTDHLSLEVRVSNTPAQSLYEKLGFRPASIRKNYYTDNGEDALVMWVNINE